The following are encoded in a window of uncultured Sphaerochaeta sp. genomic DNA:
- a CDS encoding alpha-hydroxy-acid oxidizing protein: MKDVMELLSKRHLNPDVPVLLGTVSGVASTKPRLITYFDEKVQAISIITTKSFQVEVNPGNREPVICETSAGNFGNSVGLRNPGMEQALYELRKLRKEHSFSSYLNVSLSANSVEDFITLVKAFDEVADLVELNFSCPHASVGYGASIGCDQNIAAEYVRLIKEATKECKAPLFVKLTPNVDDIGLIAKAVVDSGADGLVAINTVGPIVHKDPGSGLPILQNKLGGKGGSSGHHVYERALSAIREIRQACGDDVPLIGMGGVSSGTEAAALIAAGADAVGIGSALGTVDQKAWPEYLAAVKREAEAILSGEDPAQKQSTSYIIKDRQMAYEKHQVVKSEQYGKDTRIITLDGTLYCKAGQFAFLWIPTIGEKPFSVAHNDPLTFIVKNRGPFSAELCALQVGDDIYVRGLYGAQLNNEKTKKALLLGGGTGVAVLPSLADQLQGQGTEMSILVGTSESVEGKALLEEALSSYGSFTCIADDGRPGRVLDLLDTIPLDDEQACYLVGPEVFMAIACRKLLARGVKEHNLYLSMERTTLCGIGMCGECACGDRLTCRWGTFMQYDYLAKEAPELIAYD, encoded by the coding sequence ATGAAGGATGTGATGGAACTCCTATCAAAAAGACATCTCAATCCGGATGTTCCTGTCCTGTTGGGAACTGTAAGTGGTGTTGCTTCCACTAAACCTAGACTGATCACCTACTTTGACGAGAAGGTACAAGCCATCAGCATCATTACTACCAAGAGTTTCCAGGTGGAAGTTAATCCAGGGAATCGTGAGCCGGTGATCTGTGAGACCTCAGCCGGTAATTTTGGAAATTCTGTAGGGTTGCGCAATCCTGGGATGGAACAAGCCCTGTATGAACTGAGGAAACTCAGGAAAGAGCACTCCTTTTCCAGCTATCTCAATGTATCGCTCTCGGCTAACAGTGTTGAAGATTTCATTACCTTGGTTAAAGCCTTTGATGAGGTGGCAGATCTGGTGGAGTTGAACTTCTCCTGTCCTCATGCATCAGTCGGCTATGGGGCGTCAATTGGATGTGACCAGAATATTGCCGCTGAATATGTGCGATTGATCAAGGAAGCAACCAAGGAGTGCAAAGCACCCTTGTTTGTGAAACTTACCCCAAATGTCGATGATATCGGTCTGATAGCCAAGGCCGTAGTGGATAGTGGTGCCGATGGCTTGGTTGCAATCAATACCGTTGGCCCCATCGTCCACAAGGATCCAGGTTCAGGATTGCCCATCTTGCAGAACAAGCTTGGAGGCAAGGGCGGCAGTAGCGGTCATCATGTCTATGAACGAGCACTTTCAGCAATTCGGGAGATTCGCCAAGCCTGTGGTGATGATGTGCCGCTTATCGGTATGGGTGGAGTGAGCAGTGGAACGGAAGCTGCAGCCTTGATAGCTGCCGGTGCTGATGCTGTTGGGATCGGTTCAGCCCTCGGTACTGTCGACCAGAAGGCATGGCCTGAATACCTCGCTGCGGTGAAGCGAGAGGCAGAGGCTATTCTGAGCGGAGAAGATCCTGCGCAAAAGCAATCTACCTCCTATATCATCAAAGACCGACAGATGGCATATGAGAAACATCAGGTGGTGAAGAGTGAGCAGTATGGTAAGGATACCCGTATCATCACACTGGATGGCACGCTTTACTGCAAGGCAGGACAGTTCGCATTTCTGTGGATTCCAACCATCGGGGAGAAGCCATTCTCTGTTGCTCATAACGATCCATTGACCTTCATCGTCAAGAATCGGGGTCCTTTTTCAGCTGAACTTTGTGCCTTGCAGGTCGGAGATGATATCTATGTACGGGGACTTTACGGTGCACAACTGAACAATGAGAAGACCAAAAAAGCACTCTTGTTGGGTGGGGGTACCGGGGTGGCAGTACTTCCCAGTCTTGCCGACCAGTTGCAAGGGCAGGGAACTGAAATGAGTATTCTTGTAGGAACAAGTGAGAGTGTGGAAGGCAAAGCCTTGCTTGAGGAGGCCCTCTCATCCTATGGATCATTCACTTGTATTGCTGATGATGGCAGACCAGGAAGAGTACTGGACCTTCTGGACACTATCCCTCTGGATGACGAGCAGGCCTGTTATCTAGTAGGTCCTGAGGTTTTCATGGCTATCGCCTGTCGCAAGCTGTTGGCTCGGGGAGTCAAGGAGCATAATCTATACCTATCGATGGAGAGAACCACCCTCTGCGGTATAGGGATGTGTGGAGAGTGTGCCTGTGGTGACCGATTGACTTGCCGTTGGGGCACCTTCATGCAGTACGACTATCTGGCGAAAGAGGCGCCTGAATTAATTGCCTATGATTGA
- a CDS encoding dihydroorotase family protein, giving the protein MIDPHVHLRDWSQNEKETLSHGLGVALTCGIDEVFDMPNTQPTLTDRESILRRIEDAEGCGLDVRYHLYAGVTPSAEQIRSVVSLAQELFPKVVGLKLFAGHSTGNMGLVQEREQALVYRTLKECGYEGVVALHCEKESLLHPELYDPADFSTHSLARPVEAEVASVSDQLQFSQEEGFRGHLHICHLSSIEALHEIEKARAKGVRVSCAVTPHHALLSSEDAKERTLYAKMNPPLRSETERSTLFVALLEGRVDWIESDHAPHTLQDKEAGASGIPGFSGILLLVKRLLEQGATRPLLEQLLGRRVQEVFKLPIRDVFVPSYDDLESLSLKSAAEYPWDSYRNLRLR; this is encoded by the coding sequence ATGATTGACCCACATGTACATCTCCGTGACTGGAGTCAGAACGAGAAAGAAACCCTCTCCCATGGATTGGGGGTTGCGCTCACTTGCGGGATTGATGAGGTATTTGATATGCCTAATACGCAACCAACACTCACAGACCGTGAAAGTATTCTCAGACGTATCGAGGATGCTGAAGGGTGCGGTCTTGATGTTCGTTATCACCTGTATGCGGGGGTAACGCCTTCTGCCGAACAGATTCGTAGTGTGGTTTCCCTAGCACAGGAGCTCTTTCCTAAAGTTGTGGGGCTTAAGTTGTTTGCAGGTCATTCAACAGGAAATATGGGGCTCGTACAGGAGAGGGAACAGGCTCTTGTATATCGTACCTTGAAAGAGTGTGGTTACGAGGGGGTTGTTGCCCTGCATTGTGAAAAAGAGTCCCTGTTACATCCTGAGTTGTACGATCCTGCTGATTTCTCCACCCATAGCCTTGCACGGCCAGTAGAGGCAGAGGTTGCAAGTGTCTCAGACCAGTTGCAATTCTCACAGGAGGAAGGCTTCAGGGGACACCTTCATATCTGTCATCTGAGTAGTATTGAGGCCCTCCATGAAATCGAGAAAGCAAGGGCTAAGGGAGTTCGGGTCAGTTGTGCGGTCACCCCTCATCATGCTCTTCTCTCCAGTGAGGATGCAAAAGAGCGGACGCTGTACGCCAAGATGAATCCTCCTCTTCGCAGTGAAACCGAGCGTAGTACTCTCTTTGTTGCACTGTTGGAGGGAAGGGTAGACTGGATAGAGAGTGATCATGCTCCACATACGCTTCAGGATAAAGAGGCAGGGGCAAGTGGAATTCCTGGGTTCAGTGGCATTTTGCTCTTGGTCAAGAGATTGCTCGAGCAAGGAGCAACAAGACCCTTGTTGGAGCAGTTGTTGGGTAGACGGGTGCAGGAGGTGTTCAAACTCCCCATCCGAGACGTTTTTGTCCCATCCTACGATGACCTGGAATCGCTTTCTCTCAAGAGTGCCGCCGAGTATCCTTGGGACAGTTACCGTAACTTACGATTGCGTTAG
- a CDS encoding HDIG domain-containing metalloprotein, with amino-acid sequence MMVTREEADALLRKYNPNEALVYHAYCVEETMRRFAKEYGYDEEYWSLVGLLHDIDYGMFPEEHCQKAPELLKEIELDDAFIRAVCSHGYGICSTIEPEHFMEKVLYTIDELTGLVYATALMRPLKMEGMTVKSVKKKWSSKAFAAGVNRDIISQGAEKLGLEMNHIISLTIEAMAGSSSKIGL; translated from the coding sequence ATGATGGTTACAAGAGAAGAAGCAGATGCATTGCTGAGAAAATACAATCCTAACGAAGCACTGGTCTATCATGCCTATTGTGTTGAGGAGACCATGCGCAGGTTCGCCAAGGAGTACGGATACGACGAGGAATACTGGTCCTTGGTAGGACTTCTCCACGATATCGACTATGGGATGTTTCCTGAGGAACATTGCCAGAAAGCGCCCGAGCTATTGAAAGAAATAGAATTGGACGATGCATTCATCAGGGCAGTATGCAGCCACGGATACGGTATCTGCAGCACCATAGAGCCTGAGCATTTCATGGAGAAGGTTCTCTACACCATCGATGAGTTGACCGGTTTGGTATATGCAACGGCATTGATGAGACCTTTAAAGATGGAAGGGATGACGGTAAAATCTGTTAAGAAGAAATGGTCCAGCAAGGCCTTCGCCGCAGGAGTGAACCGGGATATCATCTCCCAAGGAGCTGAGAAACTTGGGCTCGAGATGAATCACATCATTTCGCTCACCATAGAAGCGATGGCTGGCTCATCCAGCAAGATAGGGCTTTAG
- a CDS encoding magnesium transporter CorA family protein, with the protein MITIRKNLMSQIPGEPIQEAPYTWVDARDINRDDITQLEEKYAISSELLADIMDQDEQARIEREDDYVALIMRLPALADDCKGINQYAVPLGIVLVRDTVITICQSDSIVLEDFAKNRYRQYPVQTAEGFVISILGRAVMVYIRLLKYINRQKSQVEEQLHKSIMNYELIQLLQIQKSLVYFSTSLTTNEALMERMQRTPYFRLESEEERDFLEDIITDNKQAIEMANIYSSILTGTMDAFASVISNNMNVIMKRLTIISISLMIPTFVTGFYGMNIALPYMHSPFAWIGILAFCGTSALIGGWALSDRRNARLVQRSVQGSRQAEKEHRKKKRKKRGLPD; encoded by the coding sequence ATGATCACCATCAGAAAGAATCTTATGAGCCAGATTCCCGGAGAACCCATCCAGGAGGCTCCCTACACTTGGGTCGATGCGAGGGATATCAACAGAGATGATATCACCCAGCTCGAAGAGAAATATGCCATTTCCAGTGAATTGCTCGCAGATATCATGGACCAGGACGAACAGGCCCGCATTGAACGTGAAGACGATTATGTTGCGTTAATCATGCGTCTGCCCGCCCTGGCCGATGATTGCAAAGGAATAAACCAGTATGCAGTGCCGCTTGGTATAGTGCTGGTTCGAGATACTGTCATCACCATCTGCCAGAGTGATAGTATCGTGCTTGAGGATTTTGCCAAAAACCGCTACCGGCAATATCCGGTGCAGACAGCTGAAGGGTTCGTGATCAGCATCCTTGGCCGCGCAGTCATGGTCTATATCCGGCTCCTCAAGTACATCAACCGCCAAAAGTCCCAGGTTGAGGAACAACTGCACAAGAGTATCATGAACTATGAATTGATCCAATTGCTGCAGATCCAGAAATCCTTGGTCTATTTCTCTACCAGTCTGACAACCAATGAAGCGCTGATGGAGCGAATGCAACGTACCCCATACTTCCGTCTGGAGAGTGAGGAAGAACGTGATTTCCTTGAAGATATCATTACAGACAACAAGCAGGCCATCGAGATGGCTAATATTTACTCCTCAATCCTGACTGGCACAATGGATGCATTTGCATCGGTCATCAGCAACAATATGAACGTCATCATGAAACGATTGACCATCATCTCGATCAGTTTGATGATCCCGACGTTTGTCACTGGATTCTATGGAATGAATATTGCCTTGCCCTACATGCATAGCCCTTTTGCCTGGATTGGTATCCTGGCATTCTGTGGTACCAGTGCATTGATTGGTGGTTGGGCACTCTCTGACCGGAGGAATGCACGGCTGGTCCAGCGCTCAGTACAGGGATCCCGTCAGGCCGAGAAAGAGCACCGCAAGAAAAAGCGAAAAAAACGAGGTCTCCCTGATTGA
- a CDS encoding YkgJ family cysteine cluster protein, whose protein sequence is MDSIEDLMIAFEGTYVGQSMAGLVELYSTIENQTSVFCTQYNIACGSGCGTCCEHFMPDITVSEARLVAAYLLFVKKDETLIEALNSARGNTSGPCPLYNPDSPYHCTVYQARPLICRLFGACANQGKDGRAVFRRCKYNVEQTMPSSLILDEDVPVMQDYSYALRSLDDGNGKVGYLSDMVSILVEQLRFLANMLTLDDTNPDDTPTPLAS, encoded by the coding sequence ATGGACAGTATTGAAGATCTCATGATTGCGTTCGAGGGAACGTATGTAGGCCAGTCCATGGCTGGCTTGGTCGAGTTGTATTCGACTATCGAAAACCAGACGAGTGTTTTCTGCACACAGTATAACATTGCTTGTGGAAGCGGATGTGGGACATGCTGTGAGCATTTTATGCCCGATATAACGGTAAGTGAAGCTCGATTGGTTGCTGCATATCTTCTCTTTGTCAAAAAAGATGAAACCCTTATCGAGGCACTGAATAGTGCAAGGGGCAATACCAGCGGGCCTTGCCCTCTCTATAACCCTGACTCCCCGTATCACTGTACGGTCTATCAAGCACGACCACTTATCTGTCGGTTGTTTGGAGCCTGCGCCAACCAAGGAAAGGATGGGAGGGCAGTGTTCAGGCGGTGCAAGTATAATGTGGAACAAACCATGCCATCCTCCCTGATCTTGGATGAGGATGTGCCGGTGATGCAGGACTATAGTTATGCACTGCGTTCCTTGGATGATGGCAACGGAAAGGTAGGGTACCTCAGTGATATGGTCTCAATCCTGGTTGAGCAGCTGCGATTTCTCGCAAACATGCTCACTCTGGACGATACCAACCCGGACGATACCCCAACCCCCCTTGCAAGTTAG
- a CDS encoding class I SAM-dependent rRNA methyltransferase has translation MQTITIKGGKEKQLLRHHPWVFSGAIANDISLLETGVSRAETDEGQFIAWGWYDKESHIPLRLLSWNENQTIDERWWKQTIAQSVLRRKMFFEDKAGATTTFRIIFSEADYLPGLVVDVYGTMLRIIISSRVAHHFQDLIVETLESMLKPSLIILNTDSAFAAAEHLKETLLYYQDGQYFTPSKKLDPVRFREDNLYYEVAPGKGQKSGFYCDQRESRRVIEPYAKDAVVLDGCSYTGAFTLHALRAGAKHVDLLDSSEQALRQALVHIHINQDLKTIPEGSREKVEITQCDIFEQMRHIEKDHYDLMILDPPKLAQTKAQAEGAQKAYKDLNRLAMQKIKDGGIIATFSCSSAISAEQLRMILAWSAKDAMVEIQILQKLGQGHDHPIRISFPESEYLNGYLLRVIR, from the coding sequence ATGCAAACCATTACAATTAAAGGTGGCAAGGAGAAACAACTCTTACGTCACCATCCATGGGTCTTCAGCGGCGCTATCGCAAATGACATATCCCTTCTAGAAACGGGAGTCTCCAGAGCAGAAACAGATGAAGGACAATTCATTGCATGGGGATGGTATGACAAGGAAAGTCATATCCCACTTCGTCTTCTCTCTTGGAATGAGAACCAAACTATAGATGAACGCTGGTGGAAGCAAACCATTGCCCAAAGCGTTCTACGCAGAAAAATGTTCTTTGAGGACAAGGCAGGAGCAACCACTACTTTCCGCATCATTTTTTCAGAGGCTGACTATCTGCCTGGCTTGGTGGTGGATGTATACGGCACCATGTTGAGAATCATCATCAGCAGCCGTGTAGCTCATCACTTCCAGGATCTCATCGTGGAGACATTGGAATCAATGCTCAAGCCTTCCTTGATCATTCTGAATACAGACAGTGCTTTCGCTGCCGCAGAACACCTCAAGGAGACCCTGCTCTACTACCAGGATGGTCAATACTTCACTCCATCCAAGAAACTGGACCCTGTCCGTTTCCGTGAAGACAACCTCTACTATGAAGTTGCACCAGGAAAGGGGCAAAAAAGTGGATTCTATTGTGACCAACGGGAGAGTAGACGGGTTATCGAGCCGTACGCAAAGGATGCAGTGGTACTCGATGGATGCTCCTACACCGGTGCGTTCACCCTCCATGCCCTGAGAGCTGGAGCAAAACATGTCGATCTTCTGGACTCTAGTGAACAGGCCTTGAGACAAGCCTTGGTCCATATCCACATAAACCAGGACCTCAAGACCATTCCAGAGGGAAGCCGGGAGAAAGTGGAAATTACCCAGTGTGATATCTTTGAACAGATGCGGCATATCGAGAAGGACCACTATGATCTCATGATTCTTGACCCTCCCAAGCTTGCCCAGACCAAGGCACAAGCAGAAGGAGCCCAGAAAGCCTACAAGGACCTGAATCGCCTGGCAATGCAGAAGATCAAGGACGGTGGCATCATAGCAACATTTTCCTGTAGTTCGGCCATCAGCGCAGAACAGCTGCGTATGATTCTTGCCTGGAGCGCAAAGGATGCAATGGTAGAGATCCAGATTCTCCAGAAACTCGGTCAGGGACATGACCACCCGATCAGGATTTCCTTCCCAGAATCTGAATATCTCAACGGGTACTTGCTGAGGGTTATCCGCTAA
- a CDS encoding HAD family hydrolase, whose translation MLKPLQKAILFDMDGTLIDTIEDIRSAFNAALSLEGLPPFSVTLTKQVVGRGLYNALKGALSYYNHPVEEARFAYLYQSMMDHYQKHYADKSHPYEGILPLLDRLEDSGIALGILSNKEDVLTQKIVQKLLPQYSFASVRGLVEGSPRKPDRYAIDLFCSRQGVNVGELCYIGDSEVDYQTAQNAGCSHILVSWGFRPKEELQALPGSVVVDTVDELEDAIYGVQ comes from the coding sequence ATGTTGAAACCGTTGCAAAAGGCGATCCTCTTCGATATGGACGGTACCCTCATTGATACCATTGAGGATATCCGTAGTGCTTTCAATGCTGCTCTTTCCTTGGAGGGACTGCCTCCATTTTCAGTGACATTGACAAAACAGGTTGTTGGACGAGGGCTCTACAATGCACTTAAGGGTGCTCTTTCCTATTATAACCACCCCGTTGAGGAAGCTCGGTTTGCATACCTCTATCAGTCAATGATGGACCATTATCAGAAACACTATGCTGATAAGAGTCATCCCTATGAAGGCATCCTTCCGCTTCTTGATAGATTGGAGGACTCTGGGATTGCTCTAGGTATTCTTTCGAACAAAGAGGATGTCCTTACACAAAAGATCGTACAAAAACTACTTCCCCAGTATTCTTTTGCATCTGTGAGAGGATTGGTAGAGGGCTCTCCCAGAAAGCCCGATCGGTATGCCATTGACCTTTTTTGCAGTAGGCAGGGTGTAAACGTAGGAGAACTCTGTTACATTGGGGATAGTGAAGTGGATTATCAGACTGCCCAGAATGCTGGGTGTTCTCATATTTTGGTCTCGTGGGGATTCAGACCGAAGGAAGAACTGCAAGCACTTCCTGGCTCTGTGGTTGTCGATACGGTAGATGAATTGGAGGATGCAATCTATGGCGTACAATGA
- a CDS encoding phospho-sugar mutase — protein MAYNEKDLRSKAEAYLQAEDQQVFKEAVEQELTSGNWEALYDRFYTSLSFGTAGMRGVIGGGTNRINTYMVRKVTQGLSEYLCEASSNPSVVIAYDSRNYSDLFANEAALVLAANGVSVFLYPVLHPVPMLSFAVRYLQTTAGIVITASHNPSQYNGYKVYWKDGGQVTPPHDFGIAERANAVKAKDIKKISVESARSKGLLVPVPEKVDQAYFHTALQNLRRPALVQNNPITVVYTPLHGSGNLPLQHLLSQVGIKCVVVEEQQEPDGNFPTVPLPNPEHPEAMKMALALAKREKADIVLGTDPDADRLGIAIPLSEKKDVYHLLTGNQIAVLLTDYLMGADRENQEKKTPLVVKSLVTTDLVKRIVESQGGRCKDVLTGFKYIAEEIASLEGPKGEREYFLFGCEESYGYLTLPQVRDKDAISSALMSVEMMCHWSSKGLTLKDRLDQIYDTWGFSTESVFAKDYEGASGKEKMAQIMAGLRKLNVGDELAGHTITSKQDLLDGKQTEFPPSDVLILFLEGGDKIVVRPSGTEPKIKYYFFFSAEGTDRTEFEQNLGARIDAYKAALS, from the coding sequence ATGGCGTACAATGAGAAAGATCTGAGAAGCAAGGCTGAAGCCTATCTACAAGCAGAGGACCAGCAGGTATTCAAGGAAGCTGTTGAACAAGAACTTACAAGTGGAAACTGGGAAGCGCTGTATGATCGTTTTTATACCAGTCTTTCCTTCGGCACCGCAGGAATGAGGGGCGTCATTGGTGGTGGCACCAACCGAATCAATACCTACATGGTTCGTAAGGTTACCCAAGGCTTGAGTGAGTATCTCTGTGAGGCTTCCAGCAATCCATCAGTGGTCATTGCGTACGACAGTCGTAACTATAGTGACCTGTTTGCCAATGAAGCAGCTCTGGTGCTTGCAGCAAATGGGGTTTCTGTTTTTCTCTATCCGGTACTGCACCCCGTCCCGATGCTCAGCTTTGCAGTGCGCTATCTGCAAACCACCGCTGGTATTGTGATCACTGCCAGCCATAATCCGTCCCAGTACAATGGCTATAAAGTCTACTGGAAGGATGGAGGACAGGTAACTCCTCCCCATGATTTTGGAATTGCTGAACGTGCAAATGCGGTGAAAGCAAAGGATATCAAGAAGATCAGCGTTGAAAGTGCCCGTTCCAAGGGTTTGCTTGTCCCTGTTCCTGAAAAGGTCGATCAAGCATACTTTCATACTGCGTTGCAGAATCTGAGACGCCCGGCCTTGGTGCAGAATAATCCAATTACGGTGGTGTACACCCCTTTGCATGGTTCAGGCAATCTCCCTTTGCAGCATCTGCTCTCCCAGGTTGGGATCAAGTGTGTGGTCGTGGAGGAACAACAGGAACCAGATGGAAATTTTCCCACCGTTCCCTTGCCCAATCCGGAACATCCAGAGGCGATGAAGATGGCCTTAGCGCTTGCCAAGCGAGAGAAAGCTGACATTGTACTGGGAACCGACCCTGATGCGGACAGGCTGGGGATCGCCATTCCGCTTTCGGAAAAGAAAGATGTATATCATCTACTCACGGGTAACCAGATTGCTGTATTGCTTACCGATTACCTGATGGGGGCTGATCGTGAGAATCAAGAGAAGAAAACCCCTCTGGTGGTGAAGAGTCTGGTCACCACTGATTTGGTGAAGAGAATTGTCGAGAGCCAGGGGGGACGATGCAAGGATGTTCTCACTGGTTTCAAGTATATTGCAGAGGAGATTGCTTCTCTGGAAGGTCCGAAAGGAGAGCGTGAATATTTCCTGTTCGGATGTGAAGAGAGCTACGGATACCTGACCCTTCCCCAGGTACGTGACAAGGATGCCATCAGCAGCGCTCTGATGAGTGTTGAGATGATGTGCCACTGGTCCAGCAAAGGATTGACCCTCAAGGATCGATTGGATCAGATTTATGATACATGGGGGTTCTCTACAGAATCGGTCTTTGCAAAGGACTATGAAGGAGCATCAGGGAAGGAGAAAATGGCTCAGATTATGGCCGGGTTGCGAAAACTCAATGTGGGTGATGAGTTGGCCGGGCATACAATTACCAGCAAGCAGGATCTGCTTGACGGGAAACAAACAGAATTCCCTCCCAGTGATGTCCTTATCCTCTTCCTGGAGGGTGGAGACAAGATAGTGGTACGACCAAGTGGAACTGAACCAAAAATCAAATACTACTTCTTCTTCTCTGCGGAGGGAACAGACCGTACCGAGTTCGAACAGAACCTGGGTGCACGGATAGACGCATATAAGGCGGCCCTCTCGTGA